The DNA segment AGGCGGGTTCCAAGCCAATCCCGACGAAACCAAAAAGAGCTGGGACGAGTTCGTGCACTGCATCCCCCAGATGTGGATGCAGGAGCGGTTCTCTTATGAAGGGCGTTACTTCTCCATGCCCTCGCGCGCCGTGCTGCCCAAACCCTATCAGAAACCACACCCGCCCATGTGGGTGGCAGTGACTAGCCCCGGCACCGAACTCGACGCCGGCGATCGCGGCATCGGTAGCCTCGGCGTGACCTTCACGTCGTTTGCCGAACAGGAATCTAAGGTGAAGGAGTATCGCCACCGTATCCAGCATTGCAATCCTGTGGGTGGCTTCGTCAACGATCAGGTCAATACCGTCAATTTCCTCTTTTGCCACGACGACGCGGAAAAAGGCACGAAGATCGGCATGGGCATGATCCAGCACTTCAACTACCTCGCCGCGCAGCTCGACATGGCCAAGGAAGCCTATCCCACGAAATCGTATCCCTCGGCGGGGCTGCTGCCGTCGCTCCGTCGTCAAGCCTCGAGCCCCGGTGCCCTCGCCAGCGCGCCGGAAGGCATCGCCGTCGGCAATCCCGCCCACCTCGTCAAAGAACTGAAGAAGTGGGAAGCCTGCGGGGTCGATCGCGTCGGCTTCATGTTGAACGCCGCCGAAATCATCCCACAAGAGCAGGTGCTCAACAGCCTGCGGCTCTTCGCCAAGGAAGTGATGCCGGCCTTTGCCGACTCACGGGCGCAAGCCGCTGTCGGAGGAGGCCGCTAATGCCGCTCTTCGGTAAACAAGATGTCCAAACGGTTGCGACCCGAGCGCCGCTGATGACGGGCTTCGATACCGAAGCCTGGGCCCTCAAGGACGCCGAGATTCTCAATCTCGCTTTCGAGGTCGTCGAAGGACCGGCGGAATATCTGGTCCCCCCGGCACTGCACCCCAGTATTCCGCCGTATGCAACCTTGTCGATCGCGCGCTTCCCCACTAGCCCCATCGGAGCCTTCATGCTCGCCCAGGTGCGACTGATCGTGCGGGCAGGAATTCGTCCGCGCGGGTTGTTGCTCGGAGCCTATACCGATTCAGACAAAGCTCTAGAGGAACTGCCAAGGCGCTGGGGGTTCACCTTGCGACAAGCCAACATTGTACTGCAAGCGCGCCACGACCGAGTGATCGGTCAGGTGATTCGCGACGGGCAGACCATCCTCAACATGGAGTTGGAAAACCCCGAACAGATCTCCGGCGCTGAGGTCACCTACCTCGACAGTCTACATCTAGCGCGCGTGGTCGAGAATGGCGTGGAAACTCCGGTCATCGTTCAAGTCGATCCCGAGTATGTGTTCCACAACGCGCAACGCGGACGACCGCATTTGCTGGCGTTACAAGCGGATGCCTGGGGCGGCGAAAACCGCTTGCGCTGCACCTTCCCCATGCACGCTACCTATTGTCGTTGCGATACCGACCTACCGCGAATGCGGTTTGGCTTGAACCCCTCGGTACCCGCCGTGCAAGGCAGCAGGCGGCTCGCGGCGTAGTACACCGTCCACAGGAAGAGGAGAGGTTGTCATTCCGAACCGGAATGAAGTGAAGGTGAGGAATCTCGTGTGGTCCCGGCCATCTTGAGATTCCTCGTCGCGGAGTTTACCCCGAGTGAAGTCGAGGGGCCTTTCGGAATGACAGTCCTCAGCATCACCCGGAAGACCACTAGTCTATCGGGGCGCGGCAAGCCGTACCCCGGCACTTCTTCTCTGTTACGCCTTCCGCACGACCCAGACTTGTTCGCCGCCATGGCGGTACGGGCCGCGCCGGAAATCGCCGTAAAGCGCTTCGACCTTGTAGCCGCACAACTCAAGCAAGTAGCGCATTTCATAGCGATAGACATAACGCAGGGTAAGCGGGCTGTAGATCTTGTTCACCATGCGCCCGTCATCATCCACTTCCTCGAAAATGAAATAGGCGTGGAGCTGCTGCTGCTCGGCGTCGAGTCTCCCGGTGAACCACACGATCACCCGCCGTCCGGTCTCGGGGTGGATGAACTCGGAGTCTTTCCTTAACGCCGCACCTAACGGCCCCAACTGCGCGGCCAGCAGTTCAAGATTGGGGTCGAACACGTTGAAGATCAGCCGCCCGTCTGCGGCCAGATGTTCGCGAATGCAAGTCAGGGCCTGTCGTTGATCTTTGGGCGTCAGCAAATGCAGAAACGCACGATAGGGAATGAGGATAAGTGGAAACTGTCGCCCAAGAGAGAACCGCCGCATGTCTCCCTCTACCAGTTCGACGCGCCGCTGTGTCTCTGCCCCGCGCTGGGCGAGCTTGCGCCGTAAGACCGCGAGCATGTCCGGCTCGCGATCGAGACCGACAACCGACACCCCAGCTTCCGCCACAGGCAACAAAATTCTCCCGGTGCCGCAGCCGATTTCTAGCACCAGTGCCGCCGCTTTCCTCGCCTCTTCTAAATAGAAGGACACATCACCCTCGACCCCCAGCGAGTAATAATCGTAGAACGCGGCATCGAGATAATTGTATTCCTTCATCGGTGCTCACAGTGCATGGCTACAGCCGGCATAGTGGTCGAACTCCGTGCTGAGTCCGGTTCTGCCTACTTTGCGTCGCACCTCGTCCAACGACAGACGGAAGTACACCGGGCGGTTATGCGCACAGGCATGCGGGTTCGCCGTTTGCGTCCAGGCCCCCAAGAGTCGTGCCTGCGCCTCTGGAGTCAACCCTTGCCCGGCTTTAATTGCACCCAAGCAGGCCAGCGCCTGATGAACATCTTCCTTGCCGCTACGCATACGCGTCAGCAAGCGGGCAAAGACCAGACTCGAAGTACGCGGCTCAATGAAATCGGGAAGAGCGCGTAGGGCGACCACGTGCGGGCCGAAGGGATCGACAACAAACCCGCACGCCTCCAACTCCTCGGCATGCGCCTCGAAAAAAGCCCGCTCATCGACGGAGAGGTTGACCACTTGCGGAGCGATGAGTGGGCGGCTCGACACCCGGCGGTTCTGCAAGATCTCGTATAATACCCGCTCTTCAGCCGCATGCTGATCCAAAAGATAGAGATGCCCTTCGGCAAGTGTCAGCAGGAATGTGTTCTCCACCTGCCCGACTAGCGAGAAGCCGGACTGGGCGGCTGTCCCATACGCAGCGTCGGGTTCCGCGACTTTTTCGGCCTGCATCCAAGCCGGTCGCGAGCGACGGAGCAAAGCACCGCGGGCGAGATCGTACACCGCCACATCATCGCGAAACCGCACTTCGGCCTTTGCGGGATGCATGTTGACGTCCACTTGCGAGGGATGCAGGTCGAGAAACAGAAACACCATACCACCCTCGCCTTGCAAGCTCTCGCGCACCGCGCGATAGAGCACACGATTGCGCACCGGGCGTCGATTGACAAAGAAATAGTAGCGACGTCGCCACACCTCCTCGCTCGCCAGAGCAAAGCCCCATACTCGCCCGGCGGTTCCCGCGTCCTCGAATTCTTCCAACCCGGCGGACGCTTCTCGCCCGAAACAGGCGGTAATACGATCAGCCAAAGAGGCGGAGGGAAACGCATAGACCTCACGTCCATCGAAGAACAAGGAGAAAGTTTTCTCGGGAAACGCCAGAGCAAGGCGGGTAAACACGCCCATGATATGCCCATACTCGGTGCGCAAACTGCGGAGGAACTGACGGCGCGCAGGGGTATTGTAAAAGAGGTCCCACACTTCCACCGTCGTCCCTAAAGCCGCGCCCGCATCGTGGGCGGAGACCAGCGTTCCACCTTCCACGCGCACTTCCGTC comes from the Deltaproteobacteria bacterium genome and includes:
- a CDS encoding class I SAM-dependent methyltransferase is translated as MKEYNYLDAAFYDYYSLGVEGDVSFYLEEARKAAALVLEIGCGTGRILLPVAEAGVSVVGLDREPDMLAVLRRKLAQRGAETQRRVELVEGDMRRFSLGRQFPLILIPYRAFLHLLTPKDQRQALTCIREHLAADGRLIFNVFDPNLELLAAQLGPLGAALRKDSEFIHPETGRRVIVWFTGRLDAEQQQLHAYFIFEEVDDDGRMVNKIYSPLTLRYVYRYEMRYLLELCGYKVEALYGDFRRGPYRHGGEQVWVVRKA
- a CDS encoding LLM class flavin-dependent oxidoreductase produces the protein GGFQANPDETKKSWDEFVHCIPQMWMQERFSYEGRYFSMPSRAVLPKPYQKPHPPMWVAVTSPGTELDAGDRGIGSLGVTFTSFAEQESKVKEYRHRIQHCNPVGGFVNDQVNTVNFLFCHDDAEKGTKIGMGMIQHFNYLAAQLDMAKEAYPTKSYPSAGLLPSLRRQASSPGALASAPEGIAVGNPAHLVKELKKWEACGVDRVGFMLNAAEIIPQEQVLNSLRLFAKEVMPAFADSRAQAAVGGGR
- the mutL gene encoding DNA mismatch repair endonuclease MutL — translated: MPIHILPPALQQRIAAGEVVERPASVVKELLENALDAGANNLRVDIQEGGRRLIRVTDDGVGLSVTEAPLAFARFATSKIADESDLAAVRTFGFRGEALPSIASVARVRLLTRGREASLGTEVRVEGGTLVSAHDAGAALGTTVEVWDLFYNTPARRQFLRSLRTEYGHIMGVFTRLALAFPEKTFSLFFDGREVYAFPSASLADRITACFGREASAGLEEFEDAGTAGRVWGFALASEEVWRRRYYFFVNRRPVRNRVLYRAVRESLQGEGGMVFLFLDLHPSQVDVNMHPAKAEVRFRDDVAVYDLARGALLRRSRPAWMQAEKVAEPDAAYGTAAQSGFSLVGQVENTFLLTLAEGHLYLLDQHAAEERVLYEILQNRRVSSRPLIAPQVVNLSVDERAFFEAHAEELEACGFVVDPFGPHVVALRALPDFIEPRTSSLVFARLLTRMRSGKEDVHQALACLGAIKAGQGLTPEAQARLLGAWTQTANPHACAHNRPVYFRLSLDEVRRKVGRTGLSTEFDHYAGCSHAL
- a CDS encoding acetoacetate decarboxylase family protein; this encodes MPLFGKQDVQTVATRAPLMTGFDTEAWALKDAEILNLAFEVVEGPAEYLVPPALHPSIPPYATLSIARFPTSPIGAFMLAQVRLIVRAGIRPRGLLLGAYTDSDKALEELPRRWGFTLRQANIVLQARHDRVIGQVIRDGQTILNMELENPEQISGAEVTYLDSLHLARVVENGVETPVIVQVDPEYVFHNAQRGRPHLLALQADAWGGENRLRCTFPMHATYCRCDTDLPRMRFGLNPSVPAVQGSRRLAA